A part of Maridesulfovibrio hydrothermalis AM13 = DSM 14728 genomic DNA contains:
- a CDS encoding acyltransferase: MYIDKTALVEESAIIGEGTYIWQNAQVRANAQVGTECIIGKGAFIDFGVIVGSHVKIQNYANIFRGVTIEDGVFIGPTVCFTNDLFPRAVDPEGNLKDYHDWKCYETRIKTGAGIGAGSVIVCNTTIGKWAIIGAGSIVTRDVPDHALVFGNPARIQGFVCHCGAKLPEREDLYSTETVACIKCSKNITLPACPELKNNT; this comes from the coding sequence ATGTATATTGATAAGACCGCGTTAGTTGAAGAGAGTGCTATCATTGGTGAGGGTACTTATATTTGGCAAAATGCTCAAGTACGAGCAAACGCTCAAGTAGGAACTGAATGTATTATTGGTAAAGGAGCTTTTATCGACTTTGGTGTTATCGTTGGCAGTCACGTAAAAATCCAAAATTATGCAAATATTTTCCGTGGAGTTACAATTGAAGACGGTGTTTTCATCGGCCCCACAGTATGCTTCACTAATGATCTGTTTCCGCGTGCTGTCGATCCCGAGGGAAACCTGAAGGATTATCACGACTGGAAATGTTATGAAACAAGAATCAAAACAGGAGCTGGTATTGGTGCTGGTTCTGTAATCGTTTGTAATACGACAATTGGCAAATGGGCAATTATAGGAGCAGGAAGTATTGTTACTCGAGATGTTCCAGATCACGCACTTGTTTTCGGGAACCCTGCCCGCATTCAGGGATTTGTTTGCCACTGTGGTGCAAAACTCCCTGAACGTGAAGATTTGTACTCAACTGAAACAGTAGCATGCATTAAGTGCAGCAAGAACATTACGCTTCCAGCCTGCCCTGAACTCAAAAATAATACTTAA
- a CDS encoding methyltransferase domain-containing protein, whose translation MDEKQILDSVAQKYLNPDILRSTDKQIIELMAGYVLTNMPADKPNVIEMGIGDNVWSSYVLNKFGSSTIIEGSLDLINAVKDDYPNVKFIHSFFEDYIPETKFDQILCSFVLEHVADPVQILKNMKQWIHKDSLVHILVPSANSVHRQHAVKMNLQKNTFDLGPADKTVHHRRVYTLEHITKDITAAGYTITKKEGLFFKAFPNSILAQLSEEQIKGFFDLGFDFPPENGAALYITAKL comes from the coding sequence ATGGATGAAAAACAAATATTGGATTCCGTTGCTCAAAAATATCTAAATCCAGATATTCTCAGGAGCACTGATAAACAGATTATAGAACTCATGGCAGGATATGTTCTTACAAACATGCCCGCTGATAAGCCCAATGTTATTGAAATGGGCATAGGCGATAATGTATGGTCTAGTTATGTCCTTAACAAATTCGGTTCATCAACTATTATTGAAGGATCTCTTGATCTTATCAACGCAGTAAAAGATGATTATCCTAACGTTAAGTTTATTCATTCTTTTTTCGAAGATTACATTCCAGAAACAAAGTTTGACCAAATCCTTTGCTCTTTTGTTCTTGAACATGTTGCAGACCCCGTTCAAATCCTTAAAAACATGAAACAATGGATTCATAAAGACTCTCTAGTACACATATTAGTCCCTAGTGCTAACTCTGTGCATAGACAACATGCCGTGAAAATGAATCTACAAAAGAATACTTTCGACCTTGGGCCGGCCGATAAGACCGTACATCACCGTAGGGTGTATACTCTTGAGCATATCACAAAAGACATCACTGCTGCTGGATATACAATAACAAAGAAAGAAGGCCTATTCTTCAAAGCCTTTCCGAATTCAATCCTTGCTCAATTATCAGAAGAACAGATCAAAGGATTCTTTGATCTAGGATTTGACTTCCCCCCTGAGAATGGAGCTGCTCTTTATATTACAGCAAAGCTTTAA
- a CDS encoding glycosyltransferase yields MRIAHIGNLANLGFLHCFFLRKAGIDAHLYVNDTVKILPIPYENGNVVIDYDWIHRYPRKNLLAMFANQFPLALELSKYDLVHSWTCSLLPLAELILALKNKSYFAYATGSDLREAGQRITANGFRIRRHFKNAAYVAHTFDMLTLQVSQKIQLKNCGLLKIPVGNTAPKTYDTDQSRETIFFLPSRLHFTPKDKHELVFKNNNRFIFAFARYVKAGGKAHLILLRRGSDYKQSMSIIKQLGIEKDITWKNEMTPIELSNFFYKCDVVIDQFNDLSYPLPGGALAIEAMAHGTPVMIGNDVELNKKFYGTCCPNLSCSTEDEILDMIVHCEDKTAVKKAGLASKEWINTHHGWKVITDELIRMYSLYIAED; encoded by the coding sequence ATGAGAATAGCACATATAGGCAACCTCGCCAATCTTGGATTTCTTCATTGCTTTTTCTTACGCAAAGCAGGCATTGACGCACACCTATACGTTAATGACACGGTGAAGATTCTCCCAATTCCTTACGAGAACGGTAATGTTGTTATAGATTATGACTGGATACACAGGTATCCAAGGAAAAATCTGCTGGCTATGTTTGCGAATCAGTTTCCCTTAGCTTTAGAACTTTCAAAATACGATCTGGTGCACTCATGGACTTGCTCTCTACTTCCACTTGCAGAATTGATTCTTGCTTTAAAAAACAAAAGCTATTTTGCTTATGCAACTGGGAGTGACCTCAGAGAAGCTGGTCAACGCATAACAGCGAACGGATTTAGAATACGTCGCCATTTTAAAAATGCAGCTTATGTTGCTCATACCTTTGACATGCTTACACTTCAAGTTTCCCAAAAAATACAGCTTAAAAATTGCGGTCTTCTTAAAATTCCTGTTGGGAACACTGCCCCTAAAACTTACGACACCGATCAATCCCGCGAGACTATTTTCTTTTTGCCTAGCAGACTTCACTTTACTCCTAAAGACAAACACGAATTGGTATTTAAAAATAATAACAGGTTTATATTTGCCTTTGCACGTTATGTTAAAGCCGGAGGGAAAGCTCATTTAATACTTCTTCGGCGAGGTAGTGATTATAAGCAATCAATGAGTATAATTAAACAACTTGGTATTGAAAAGGATATCACTTGGAAAAATGAAATGACTCCTATTGAACTTTCCAATTTTTTTTACAAATGCGATGTTGTCATTGATCAATTTAATGATCTGTCATACCCATTACCCGGAGGTGCCCTCGCCATAGAGGCAATGGCTCATGGCACGCCAGTTATGATTGGTAACGATGTTGAATTGAATAAAAAATTTTATGGTACATGTTGCCCTAATTTATCATGCTCCACCGAAGACGAAATTTTAGACATGATTGTACACTGTGAAGACAAAACAGCTGTTAAAAAAGCTGGGCTTGCTTCAAAAGAGTGGATTAATACTCATCACGGATGGAAAGTTATCACTGACGAATTAATCCGTATGTACTCATTATATATAGCTGAGGACTAA
- a CDS encoding UDP-3-O-acylglucosamine N-acyltransferase — MLISKIGKEFGFDVVNDQKIDNLKLLFQNKTNSLVFINNCNLLRSVLDNTNIKVIIAPPDCTRPATKKVELIKAKDPKTKFFEIHDFLLKKTNFYFKKTKSNISEKATVSERAAISPFNVTIEGGAVIEDFVTIEANVHIKADSHIKSGAYIGGDGLFVIDYNGTKKIVPHGGSVFISEGAVIGPNTVIDKGLFKDTTFVGKNTVIDSLVRIAHNSSIGDNCVIAGNTSISGSTIIHDNVYIEPNATIGAKIVIGNHAQVGTGTVVIEDIPEGRHVIGRSVGHIPVIK; from the coding sequence ATGTTAATATCAAAAATAGGCAAAGAATTCGGGTTTGATGTTGTTAACGACCAAAAAATAGACAACCTCAAACTGCTGTTTCAGAACAAAACCAACTCACTTGTTTTTATCAATAACTGCAATCTTCTGAGATCTGTACTTGATAATACTAATATCAAAGTTATTATAGCTCCTCCTGATTGCACAAGACCTGCAACAAAGAAGGTTGAGCTGATAAAAGCTAAGGACCCCAAAACAAAGTTTTTTGAAATTCATGATTTTCTGCTAAAAAAGACAAACTTTTATTTTAAAAAGACAAAAAGCAACATAAGCGAAAAAGCAACTGTAAGTGAAAGAGCTGCTATTTCGCCTTTCAATGTGACGATTGAAGGCGGGGCTGTTATCGAAGACTTTGTCACAATTGAAGCTAATGTTCATATCAAAGCAGATAGCCATATCAAATCAGGGGCCTATATCGGAGGAGATGGATTGTTTGTTATTGATTACAATGGCACAAAAAAAATAGTACCTCATGGCGGGTCCGTATTTATTTCTGAAGGAGCTGTAATCGGACCGAACACAGTTATCGACAAGGGGCTCTTCAAAGACACCACCTTTGTAGGGAAAAATACTGTCATTGATTCACTTGTTAGAATTGCACATAACTCTAGTATTGGTGATAATTGCGTTATTGCTGGAAACACCTCCATTTCAGGATCTACAATTATCCATGACAATGTATATATTGAGCCTAACGCTACAATAGGAGCGAAAATTGTAATAGGTAATCACGCTCAAGTTGGTACAGGCACTGTTGTGATAGAAGATATTCCCGAGGGACGCCATGTTATAGGCAGATCCGTCGGGCATATTCCTGTCATCAAATAA
- a CDS encoding acyl carrier protein translates to MLNKIKKILSKITGCNADNISGDTLIKDIEGWDSLKHIKIILAIEETFDIVFKSSEIENFTDVNSIVFLLQDKS, encoded by the coding sequence ATGCTTAATAAAATTAAAAAAATACTTTCAAAAATTACTGGCTGCAACGCTGACAATATTAGTGGAGACACCTTGATCAAAGATATTGAAGGATGGGATTCTCTTAAGCACATCAAAATTATTCTGGCGATAGAAGAAACCTTTGATATTGTTTTCAAAAGTTCTGAAATTGAGAATTTTACAGATGTAAACTCTATTGTTTTCCTGCTGCAAGACAAATCTTAA
- a CDS encoding HAD-IIIC family phosphatase has translation MIPTILDIEDKISEFKNKNLKKYNISILRDITIENLSEYLKYIGFEHNINCEAFFNDLDTTFVDAISGNTNLFNDKTDCVIIMHYLDKMSWDLARRFSSLSKEQADSECQRLISFFQQVVAGIKKQTTAQILITSFASPRNPAFGSIDYQMENGQSQCINQLNLHLKDLSQANNSVHIIETDRIVRKIGEENFFDDRYWHIGQAPYSKAALFNFSAAAFRFIRPTLGQNRKCLVLDCDNTLWGGIIGEDGLSGINLSRNYPGSTYYEFQQGILNLYDRGIILALCSKNNEKDVWEVFSKHPDMLLKKKHIASAMINWNDKASNIRQLAQTLNIGLDSMVFMDDSDFEINLVRTSIPEVHCIQVDKNSPEKHLQKLMDCDLFDINSFSQEDAQRGAMYKANAKRKELKSNSGGLKEYYHLLEMCINIQLCDEISIPRVAQQTQKTNQFNLTTKRYTEGDINAFVQSLNYDVITLKLDDKFGPSGIVGTAILYYTAERAIIDSFLLSCRVLGRGIEEIFINIAMQRAQHKGCSEIIGLYRKTAKNVQVENFYGKTGFTLLDEPLNKSTKSFSFNLDGDLPEPPDYFKEINIYME, from the coding sequence ATGATTCCAACTATTCTTGATATAGAAGATAAAATATCTGAATTTAAAAACAAAAATCTTAAAAAATACAATATTTCCATATTAAGAGATATTACCATTGAAAATCTTTCTGAATATCTTAAATATATCGGGTTTGAGCATAATATAAACTGTGAAGCGTTCTTCAATGATCTGGATACCACCTTTGTTGATGCCATCAGCGGAAATACAAACCTTTTTAACGACAAGACTGATTGTGTTATCATCATGCATTACCTTGATAAAATGTCATGGGACTTAGCGCGAAGATTCTCCAGTCTGTCTAAAGAACAAGCTGATTCTGAATGCCAAAGGCTCATATCTTTTTTTCAACAGGTAGTAGCAGGAATCAAAAAACAGACAACTGCCCAAATACTGATTACCTCCTTTGCAAGTCCTAGAAATCCTGCATTTGGATCCATTGACTACCAAATGGAAAATGGACAATCTCAGTGTATAAATCAGCTGAACCTACATCTTAAAGACCTTTCTCAGGCAAATAATTCTGTTCACATCATAGAGACAGACCGAATTGTACGCAAAATCGGTGAAGAAAATTTTTTTGATGACCGATATTGGCATATCGGACAAGCCCCTTATTCAAAAGCTGCTCTTTTTAATTTTTCAGCAGCAGCTTTTCGTTTTATCAGACCAACACTCGGGCAAAACAGAAAATGTTTGGTTCTCGACTGTGACAATACCCTATGGGGCGGAATAATCGGTGAAGACGGTCTGTCAGGAATTAACCTCAGTAGAAACTACCCAGGATCCACATATTACGAGTTCCAACAAGGAATACTTAATCTATACGACAGAGGAATTATTCTGGCCCTATGCAGTAAGAATAACGAAAAAGACGTATGGGAAGTTTTCAGCAAACACCCTGATATGCTTTTGAAAAAAAAACACATCGCCTCTGCAATGATTAACTGGAATGATAAAGCCTCAAATATAAGACAGCTTGCCCAAACACTAAATATCGGGCTGGACAGCATGGTATTCATGGACGACAGCGATTTCGAAATCAACTTGGTAAGAACCTCTATTCCCGAAGTTCATTGCATCCAAGTTGACAAGAATAGCCCGGAAAAACATTTACAAAAACTCATGGATTGCGATTTATTTGACATCAATTCTTTCTCCCAAGAAGATGCCCAACGCGGTGCCATGTACAAGGCTAACGCGAAAAGAAAAGAATTAAAAAGTAATTCAGGTGGACTAAAAGAATATTATCACTTGCTTGAAATGTGCATTAATATACAGTTATGCGATGAAATTTCAATTCCTAGAGTTGCGCAACAGACCCAGAAAACTAACCAGTTCAACCTTACGACAAAAAGATATACTGAAGGAGATATCAACGCTTTTGTCCAGTCTTTAAATTACGATGTTATTACACTCAAACTTGATGACAAATTCGGGCCATCAGGCATTGTTGGAACAGCAATTCTCTACTATACGGCTGAAAGAGCAATTATTGACTCGTTCTTACTTTCATGTAGGGTTTTAGGCCGTGGTATTGAAGAAATCTTCATCAACATAGCCATGCAAAGAGCTCAACATAAAGGGTGCTCAGAGATTATAGGACTTTACCGTAAAACAGCGAAAAACGTACAGGTTGAAAACTTTTACGGCAAAACAGGCTTTACACTTCTTGACGAGCCTCTCAATAAATCAACTAAATCATTTTCTTTTAATCTTGATGGAGACCTACCTGAGCCTCCAGACTACTTCAAAGAAATAAACATATACATGGAGTAA
- a CDS encoding acyltransferase, producing the protein MFNFTPKQFISEGPGIPDLSLLKGCGSNVIIEDGVRIFHPETITLGDNVYIGHDTILKGYYATETIIGSNVWIGQQCFIMGAGGLTIGDYVGIGPQVKIHPCKHENDRLDVPTSFQKIIFSPITIEEDVNIGIGAMIMAGVTLHKGCMVGTNSVVTKSFSKYSVLAGVPAKLIRKRN; encoded by the coding sequence ATGTTTAACTTCACCCCCAAACAATTCATAAGTGAAGGACCGGGAATCCCCGACCTGTCATTGCTGAAAGGATGCGGCTCCAATGTCATAATCGAAGACGGTGTGCGTATTTTTCATCCTGAGACAATCACCCTCGGTGACAATGTCTATATTGGGCATGACACAATACTTAAAGGGTACTACGCAACAGAAACAATTATTGGAAGTAATGTCTGGATAGGACAGCAATGCTTTATCATGGGGGCCGGTGGACTTACAATAGGTGATTATGTAGGAATCGGACCACAGGTAAAAATACATCCGTGTAAACATGAAAATGATCGACTTGATGTACCTACCTCATTTCAAAAAATTATTTTCTCCCCGATTACCATTGAAGAAGATGTTAATATCGGTATCGGGGCCATGATCATGGCAGGCGTTACATTACATAAAGGCTGTATGGTCGGGACTAATTCTGTTGTAACCAAGAGTTTTTCAAAATATTCAGTGCTGGCAGGAGTTCCTGCAAAGCTAATCAGGAAAAGGAATTGA
- a CDS encoding NAD-dependent epimerase/dehydratase family protein — protein MITILGATGFVGTALKNRLQKQGTNVCGLSRPIFDLGKKETYPSIPKQTRVLVHSAGPAGSEHSEDRYWNECVKATYDLVEFINSKRKNIELIIYVSSGAVYSPSETALTEESELKPGNLYAMTRLLSENIISKKANCRATILRLFFPYGPGQKSPRLIPELTRKITAGETIKLNNENGLPVLNPIFIEDLAAIINDIINSETNRIINIGGSEQLSIREIAEKIGRELHVQPKFEVENGESKNFYCDCAYPCNTMMSTGLAKFLKQDKSNV, from the coding sequence ATGATCACCATTTTGGGAGCCACAGGATTTGTCGGGACGGCACTGAAAAACCGACTTCAAAAGCAAGGTACGAATGTCTGCGGACTTTCTCGTCCTATCTTTGATTTAGGGAAAAAAGAAACATACCCGTCCATTCCGAAACAGACGCGTGTACTAGTGCATTCGGCAGGACCTGCAGGCTCTGAACATTCTGAAGACCGTTACTGGAATGAATGCGTCAAAGCTACTTATGATCTGGTTGAATTCATTAATAGTAAACGCAAGAATATTGAATTGATCATTTATGTTTCAAGCGGGGCTGTATACTCCCCTTCTGAGACCGCTCTTACGGAAGAAAGTGAACTCAAACCAGGCAACTTATACGCCATGACCCGACTGCTTTCGGAAAACATCATATCCAAGAAAGCCAACTGCCGAGCCACCATTTTACGATTATTCTTCCCGTATGGTCCGGGACAAAAATCTCCAAGACTGATTCCTGAATTGACCCGAAAAATAACTGCCGGGGAAACTATAAAACTAAACAATGAAAATGGACTGCCGGTTCTTAACCCTATTTTTATTGAAGACTTGGCAGCTATAATCAATGATATCATTAACTCTGAAACAAACAGAATTATCAATATAGGCGGTTCCGAACAACTCAGCATTAGAGAAATAGCTGAAAAAATTGGTAGAGAGCTTCACGTTCAACCAAAATTTGAAGTCGAAAACGGTGAAAGCAAAAATTTTTATTGTGACTGCGCCTACCCATGTAATACAATGATGTCGACTGGACTGGCCAAGTTTTTAAAACAGGACAAAAGCAATGTTTAA
- a CDS encoding GDSL-type esterase/lipase family protein: MKESDILLVGDSIIEYGLWDEYLGENFKNRGLGGETTAGLKEWFPRIAEKPHAAIILLIGINNLKSGEKNSINRYLADMYELCNEYSGKAKIFLVGILPINEQMAQEFIHCTNDELEKINEKLKKKWPIQSNMSNMSMLGLP; encoded by the coding sequence GTGAAGGAATCTGATATTTTACTAGTCGGTGATAGTATTATTGAATATGGACTTTGGGATGAATATTTAGGGGAAAATTTTAAAAATAGAGGTCTGGGTGGGGAAACAACTGCAGGACTTAAAGAATGGTTTCCCCGTATTGCAGAAAAACCGCATGCAGCCATTATTTTATTAATTGGCATCAACAATTTAAAATCTGGAGAGAAGAATAGCATTAATAGATACCTTGCCGATATGTATGAGCTTTGTAATGAATACTCTGGAAAAGCAAAAATATTTCTTGTAGGCATTTTGCCCATAAACGAACAAATGGCTCAAGAGTTTATCCACTGCACCAATGACGAACTAGAAAAAATCAACGAAAAGTTAAAAAAAAAATGGCCGATACAATCGAATATGTCGAATATGTCGATGCTTGGCCTACCATGA
- a CDS encoding 3-oxoacyl-[acyl-carrier-protein] synthase III C-terminal domain-containing protein — protein MPVILKTTAPIYSSSSIPIALKRTADTGKLKRGDKVLIFGFGIGLSWSGAIFNY, from the coding sequence ATGCCAGTGATATTAAAAACTACAGCTCCAATTTACTCTTCCTCTTCGATACCCATTGCGCTTAAAAGAACTGCCGATACCGGAAAACTAAAACGCGGTGACAAAGTTCTGATATTTGGTTTCGGCATTGGGCTCAGTTGGAGCGGAGCAATTTTTAATTATTAA
- a CDS encoding acyl carrier protein, with protein MKDIIIDTLGKYISLDSSFDTSTQFVNIDGWDSLKHVQFILDLEKELDIKLTPEQLIACTSVDVIIQVVDK; from the coding sequence ATGAAAGATATCATTATTGACACACTTGGAAAATATATTTCCTTAGACTCTTCTTTTGACACAAGCACACAGTTTGTAAATATTGATGGCTGGGACTCACTAAAACATGTTCAGTTCATTTTGGACCTTGAAAAAGAACTAGACATAAAACTTACACCCGAGCAGCTTATAGCTTGTACTTCAGTTGATGTAATAATCCAAGTAGTTGACAAATAA
- a CDS encoding class I SAM-dependent methyltransferase, producing MSKLHFNQDVVIHRRDNFWSLMNIRTLTHVEVSASTLEAIDSFLKNGTFAKTELSAIDRTYFSNLYCLMGDPTRFFDADITHNSVQNSSSISINNYSPKKNKINDPTEIITLLKKRFILIDDFVEYKKFFAAQNSLFDTQHIGTFHQQVGLKLLEELRTTSDQWWPTQKFNSSGELLDNAYKFIQFDFFKNFFTQEKLKNKKVLDLGCGTGFYSKHFLSRGAIVHGVDPNKEYIEIAKKNCNQYHEAQFTVGLVEEGNDSLKDSDLYDIIYISDMFLFYTKGLKPGTFLNPSKLLNAVRKHLKPTGYVYLTEPHGLFWQTPWLGKADLPYTIISEYLNKKVGVTPSLSEISSYFSNSGLSILDIFEPTPPKESENRFGKRAQNFSMEFPLWWTFLLTHKPNVEI from the coding sequence ATGAGTAAATTGCACTTTAATCAAGATGTTGTCATCCATAGGAGAGATAACTTCTGGTCACTTATGAACATCAGAACTTTAACACATGTCGAAGTTTCAGCTTCCACCCTTGAGGCAATTGACTCCTTTTTGAAAAATGGAACTTTTGCAAAAACAGAGCTATCAGCCATCGACAGGACATATTTCTCAAATCTATACTGCTTAATGGGAGATCCTACCAGATTTTTTGATGCAGACATAACGCACAATTCTGTTCAAAACAGCTCGTCCATATCTATAAATAACTATTCTCCTAAGAAAAATAAAATTAATGATCCCACTGAAATCATTACTCTTCTGAAAAAAAGATTCATTTTAATTGATGATTTTGTTGAATATAAAAAATTTTTCGCAGCTCAAAACTCTCTATTCGACACCCAACATATCGGTACTTTTCACCAACAAGTAGGTTTAAAGCTTCTCGAAGAATTGCGAACAACATCAGACCAGTGGTGGCCCACTCAAAAATTTAACAGCTCTGGAGAACTGCTGGATAATGCATACAAATTTATTCAATTCGATTTTTTTAAGAACTTTTTCACTCAAGAAAAATTAAAAAATAAAAAGGTACTGGATCTGGGTTGCGGGACTGGATTTTACAGCAAACACTTTCTGTCACGTGGAGCAATTGTCCACGGAGTGGATCCTAATAAGGAATACATTGAAATTGCCAAAAAAAATTGCAACCAATATCATGAAGCTCAATTCACTGTTGGCTTAGTAGAAGAAGGCAATGACTCACTGAAAGACTCTGATCTATACGATATCATTTATATAAGCGACATGTTCCTTTTCTACACTAAAGGATTGAAGCCCGGCACTTTTTTAAATCCTTCAAAACTTTTGAATGCCGTAAGGAAACATCTCAAACCTACAGGATACGTATATTTGACGGAACCTCATGGTCTTTTTTGGCAGACACCATGGCTTGGTAAGGCAGATCTTCCTTACACAATTATTTCAGAATATTTAAACAAAAAGGTAGGGGTAACTCCTAGCTTATCAGAAATATCATCATATTTCTCAAATTCTGGTCTATCTATACTTGACATTTTCGAGCCAACTCCCCCCAAAGAAAGTGAAAACAGATTTGGAAAAAGAGCTCAGAACTTCTCTATGGAATTTCCACTATGGTGGACCTTCCTTCTAACACACAAACCTAATGTAGAAATATAA
- a CDS encoding AAC(3) family N-acetyltransferase: MLHKIYNKYHTYRKEQEKIRIKAKSTSFSNLFQPDGHISFKEFAEIIEQMGVNNSNNILIRLSSQVIPYLEGGILNFYNNLFQYVDSGNGNLMSLSYTFDRSPLMFLSQSPLFSAEHSPTTLGLCNELFRRMNNISRSIHPTHSVSVYGKDRLEITATHHLDPHTYSTQSPFAYLYKHGVGKEIIIGLNCSSVGQHFIENVTNITGVIEKPILCKIEIDGKKQQKPFYADNPFIKNFSTYHKDQFINFLKMEGILKQSFIKGISVYIYDSRLFYDKLGPIYNSDKRPYNPLLMRTFFLNKIIRPLILKSFFEEKKTHYIARNINE, translated from the coding sequence ATGTTACATAAAATATATAATAAATATCACACTTACAGAAAAGAGCAGGAAAAAATTAGAATAAAGGCAAAGAGCACTTCTTTCTCCAACCTTTTCCAACCTGATGGGCATATCAGTTTCAAAGAATTCGCTGAAATTATTGAACAAATGGGGGTCAATAATTCAAATAACATATTAATTCGCTTATCATCGCAAGTTATACCTTATCTTGAAGGCGGAATACTAAACTTTTATAATAATCTATTTCAATATGTTGACAGCGGCAATGGCAACTTAATGAGCCTGTCATACACATTCGATCGCAGTCCTTTAATGTTTCTATCGCAAAGCCCACTCTTTTCAGCAGAACATTCGCCGACAACTCTAGGCCTATGTAATGAACTCTTTAGAAGAATGAATAACATTAGCAGAAGCATACATCCAACTCATTCCGTTTCAGTATATGGCAAAGACAGACTTGAAATCACTGCTACCCACCATCTAGATCCACATACATACTCTACACAATCTCCTTTTGCCTATCTTTATAAACATGGTGTAGGGAAAGAGATCATTATTGGCCTAAATTGCTCATCAGTTGGACAACATTTCATTGAAAATGTTACAAATATTACAGGAGTTATTGAAAAACCGATCCTATGCAAAATTGAAATCGATGGTAAAAAGCAACAAAAACCATTTTATGCGGACAACCCATTTATCAAAAATTTTAGTACTTATCACAAAGACCAATTTATCAATTTCCTTAAAATGGAAGGAATTCTTAAACAATCCTTTATTAAAGGAATATCTGTATATATTTATGACTCCAGACTCTTTTACGATAAACTAGGCCCAATTTACAATAGCGATAAAAGGCCCTATAACCCCCTTTTGATGCGAACATTTTTTCTAAACAAAATTATAAGACCCCTTATTTTAAAATCTTTTTTTGAAGAGAAAAAAACTCACTATATTGCAAGGAACATAAATGAGTAA